One window of the Saccopteryx bilineata isolate mSacBil1 chromosome 2, mSacBil1_pri_phased_curated, whole genome shotgun sequence genome contains the following:
- the CDK20 gene encoding cyclin-dependent kinase 20 isoform X1, with product MDQYCILGRIGEGAHGIVFKAKHVETGEIVALKKVALRRLEDGIPNQALREIKALQEIEDNQYVVQLKAVFPHGAGFVLAFEFMLSDLAEVVRHTQRPLAQAQVKSYLQMLLKGVSFCHANNIVHRDLKPANLLISASGQLKIADFGLARVFSPDDSRLYTHQVATRWYRAPELLYGARQYDQGVDLWAVGCILGELLNGSPLFPGENDIEQLCCVLRILGTPSPQVWPEVTELPDYNKISFKEQAPVPLGEVLPDASPQALDLLGQFLLYPPRQRIAASQALLHQYFFTAPLPAHPSELPIPQRPGGLAPKAHPGPPSVHDFHVDRPLEELLLNPELIWPFIPKG from the exons ATGGACCAGTACTGCATCCTGGGCCGCATCGGGGAGGGCGCTCACGGCATCGTCTTCAAGGCCAAGCACGTGGAG ACTGGAGAGATCGTTGCCCTCAAGAAGGTGGCCCTGCGGCGGCTGGAGGATGGCATCCCCAACCAGGCCCTGCGGGAGATCAAGGCCCTGCAGGAGATCGAGGACAATCAGTAT GTGGTGCAGCTGAAAGCCGTATTCCCACACGGGGCGGGCTTTGTGCTGGCCTTCGAGTTCATGCTGTCGGATCTGGCCGAGGTGGTGCGCCACACCCAGAGGCCGCTTGCCCAGGCACAGGTCAAGAGCTACCTGCAGATGCTACTTAAAGGTGTCTCCTTCTGCCATGCCAATAACATCGTGCATCGG GACCTGAAACCAGCCAACCTGCTCATCAGTGCCTCAGGCCAGCTCAAGATAGCCGACTTTGGCCTGGCCCGGGTCTTTTCCCCAGATGACAGCCGCCTCTACACGCACCAGGTGGCCACCAG ATGGTACCGAGCCCCTGAGCTTCTGTATGGTGCCCGCCAGTATGACCAAGGGGTCGACCTGTG GGCTGTGGGCTGCATCCTGGGGGAGCTGTTGAATGGATCTCCGCTTTTCCCTGGGGAGAATGACATCGAACAGCTTTGCTGTGTACTTCGCATCTTGGGCACCCCTAGCCCTCAAGTCTGGCCG GAGGTCACAGAGCTGCCTGACTACAACAAGATCTCCTTCAAGGAGCAGGCACCCGTGCCCCTGGGAGAGGTGCTGCCGGATGCCTCTCCCCAGGCCTTGGACCTGCTGGGGCAGTTCCTCCTCTACCCTCCACGCCAGCGCATTGCAGCCTCTCAG gccctcctgcaccaaTACTTCTTCACAGCTCCCCTGCCTGCCCACCCTTCGGAGCTGCCAATTCCCCAGCGCCCAGGGGGACTGGCCCCCAAGGCCCACCCAGGGCCCCCCAGCGTCCATGACTTCCATGTGGACCGGCCCCTCGAGGAGTTGCTGTTGAACCCGGAGCTGATTTGGCCCTTCATCCCTAAGGGCTGA
- the CDK20 gene encoding cyclin-dependent kinase 20 isoform X2 — MDQYCILGRIGEGAHGIVFKAKHVETGEIVALKKVALRRLEDGIPNQALREIKALQEIEDNQYVVQLKAVFPHGAGFVLAFEFMLSDLAEVVRHTQRPLAQAQVKSYLQMLLKGVSFCHANNIVHRDLKPANLLISASGQLKIADFGLARVFSPDDSRLYTHQVATRWYRAPELLYGARQYDQGVDLWAVGCILGELLNGSPLFPGENDIEQLCCVLRILGTPSPQVWPEVTELPDYNKISFKEQAPVPLGEVLPDASPQALDLLGQFLLYPPRQRIAASQSSTHNMEERQAAGGETHPFPPVMGN, encoded by the exons ATGGACCAGTACTGCATCCTGGGCCGCATCGGGGAGGGCGCTCACGGCATCGTCTTCAAGGCCAAGCACGTGGAG ACTGGAGAGATCGTTGCCCTCAAGAAGGTGGCCCTGCGGCGGCTGGAGGATGGCATCCCCAACCAGGCCCTGCGGGAGATCAAGGCCCTGCAGGAGATCGAGGACAATCAGTAT GTGGTGCAGCTGAAAGCCGTATTCCCACACGGGGCGGGCTTTGTGCTGGCCTTCGAGTTCATGCTGTCGGATCTGGCCGAGGTGGTGCGCCACACCCAGAGGCCGCTTGCCCAGGCACAGGTCAAGAGCTACCTGCAGATGCTACTTAAAGGTGTCTCCTTCTGCCATGCCAATAACATCGTGCATCGG GACCTGAAACCAGCCAACCTGCTCATCAGTGCCTCAGGCCAGCTCAAGATAGCCGACTTTGGCCTGGCCCGGGTCTTTTCCCCAGATGACAGCCGCCTCTACACGCACCAGGTGGCCACCAG ATGGTACCGAGCCCCTGAGCTTCTGTATGGTGCCCGCCAGTATGACCAAGGGGTCGACCTGTG GGCTGTGGGCTGCATCCTGGGGGAGCTGTTGAATGGATCTCCGCTTTTCCCTGGGGAGAATGACATCGAACAGCTTTGCTGTGTACTTCGCATCTTGGGCACCCCTAGCCCTCAAGTCTGGCCG GAGGTCACAGAGCTGCCTGACTACAACAAGATCTCCTTCAAGGAGCAGGCACCCGTGCCCCTGGGAGAGGTGCTGCCGGATGCCTCTCCCCAGGCCTTGGACCTGCTGGGGCAGTTCCTCCTCTACCCTCCACGCCAGCGCATTGCAGCCTCTCAG
- the CDK20 gene encoding cyclin-dependent kinase 20 isoform X3 → MDQYCILGRIGEGAHGIVFKAKHVETGEIVALKKVALRRLEDGIPNQALREIKALQEIEDNQYVVQLKAVFPHGAGFVLAFEFMLSDLAEVVRHTQRPLAQAQVKSYLQMLLKGVSFCHANNIVHRDLKPANLLISASGQLKIADFGLARVFSPDDSRLYTHQVATRRSQSCLTTTRSPSRSRHPCPWERCCRMPLPRPWTCWGSSSSTLHASALQPLRPSCTNTSSQLPCLPTLRSCQFPSAQGDWPPRPTQGPPASMTSMWTGPSRSCC, encoded by the exons ATGGACCAGTACTGCATCCTGGGCCGCATCGGGGAGGGCGCTCACGGCATCGTCTTCAAGGCCAAGCACGTGGAG ACTGGAGAGATCGTTGCCCTCAAGAAGGTGGCCCTGCGGCGGCTGGAGGATGGCATCCCCAACCAGGCCCTGCGGGAGATCAAGGCCCTGCAGGAGATCGAGGACAATCAGTAT GTGGTGCAGCTGAAAGCCGTATTCCCACACGGGGCGGGCTTTGTGCTGGCCTTCGAGTTCATGCTGTCGGATCTGGCCGAGGTGGTGCGCCACACCCAGAGGCCGCTTGCCCAGGCACAGGTCAAGAGCTACCTGCAGATGCTACTTAAAGGTGTCTCCTTCTGCCATGCCAATAACATCGTGCATCGG GACCTGAAACCAGCCAACCTGCTCATCAGTGCCTCAGGCCAGCTCAAGATAGCCGACTTTGGCCTGGCCCGGGTCTTTTCCCCAGATGACAGCCGCCTCTACACGCACCAGGTGGCCACCAG GAGGTCACAGAGCTGCCTGACTACAACAAGATCTCCTTCAAGGAGCAGGCACCCGTGCCCCTGGGAGAGGTGCTGCCGGATGCCTCTCCCCAGGCCTTGGACCTGCTGGGGCAGTTCCTCCTCTACCCTCCACGCCAGCGCATTGCAGCCTCTCAG gccctcctgcaccaaTACTTCTTCACAGCTCCCCTGCCTGCCCACCCTTCGGAGCTGCCAATTCCCCAGCGCCCAGGGGGACTGGCCCCCAAGGCCCACCCAGGGCCCCCCAGCGTCCATGACTTCCATGTGGACCGGCCCCTCGAGGAGTTGCTGTTGA